CGGGAGGGCAGCGCGTATGACGGCGGCCCATCCTCTCCGCCTGCTTGGCTGGACTATCCTTGCAGCGCTGGTGCTGGCCTGGCCGTACATTGCCGACGAGCAATGGATCACGGTGGGTTCCTTTGCGGCCATCGCGGTGATCGGGGCTCTGTCGCTGCAGATCCTCACCGGCTTCACCGGCCTGGTGTCCCTCGGACAAGCCGCATTCTTCGGCATCGGCGCTTATGCCGCCAGCATGCTCGGCCCGGCGATGCACCCCGAGATCGACGCCGTGTTGGGCGATCTGCCGTTCCCGCTCGACCTGGTTGCCGGCAATCAGCAGGGCTGGCCGCTGGTCCTGGGCCTGCTGGTGGCGGGACTGGCATCCGGCCTGGTTGGGCTGCTGCTGGCGCCGGCCGCCATCAGGCTGAGCGGCATCTATCTCGCCATCGTCACCATGGGCATGATCTTCGCCGCGCAGTACCTGTTCATCCACTGGGAATGGCTCACCGGCGGTGCCATGGGCCTTGCCCTGTCCGCACCCGCAATCGGCGGCTTCTCCTTCGAGGAGCCGACGGAGATCGGCGGGCTGGTGCTCAGCCGCTCGCTCAAGCTCTATTACCTCGCCGTGTTCATTGCCGTGCTCGCCGCCCTGTCGGTGATCAGGCTGCAAAGCTCGAAGACCGGACGCGCCCTCCAGGCCATCCGCGACAACGAGACCGCCGCCGCGATGAACGGCATCGACACGACCTATTACAAGATCGCCGCTTTCGTTGCGGCCGACTTCATGGCCGGCATCGCCGGCGCGCTCTATGGCACGCAGTTCGGCTATGCCCTGCCGGAGACCTGGGACCTCAACCTCTCCGTCATGTTCCTGGCCATGATCATCATCGGCGGGCTCGGCCTGGTGCGGGGCGCCGTGCTGGGCGCCCTGTTCGTGACCGGCCTGCCGCCTTTCCTGCGCGAGGTGCTGGGTGATGACGTGCACGTGCTCGGTTTCAACGCGCCCCAGCTGAACCAGGTGGTGTTCGGGCTGGCCATCGTCCTGTTCCTGGTGGCGGCGCCCGGCGGGCTGGCCCGGTTCAGTTTCGCCCGCCTGCGCAGGCTCGTGCTGTTAGGGCGGCGAGATAAGCCCGAACCGGCAGCGCCTGCCACATCCGGAGCGGCACTTAGCCAAGTCAGGGAAATGGAGAAGGCATGAATCTCGGACTTGAGGGCAAGACCTTCCTGGTGACCGGCGCCGCCAGCGGCATGGGGGCCTCGGCCACTGAAATCCTGCTCGCTGCCGGCGCCAATGTGGCCGCGTGCGACCGCGACAAGGAACGCCTCGCAGCGATGAGCAACGGCAGTGCCATGCTGCCCATCCCTGTGGACATCGCCGAGCAGGACCAGGTGATGGCGGCGGCGGCAGCCTGCCGCGACCGTTTCGGGTGCATCGACGCGGTGCTGCATTTCGCGGCGATCCTCGACCGTCATACGATCGACGAGCTGACGCCTGAGATCTGGGACCGGGTGATGAACGTCAACCTGCGCGGCACCTATCTCGTGGTGCAGGCGGTGCTTCCCCATATGCGCGAGCAGGGTGGCGGCCGCATCGTGCTGACCGCTTCGGATTCGGCGCGCATGGGCTCCCTGGTCAGCGGCCCCGCCTATGCCGCATCGAAGGGCGGCGTGATCGCGCTGACCCATACGCTCGCGCTCTATCTCGGCCCCTCGAATATCACGGTGAACGCGGTCTGCCCGGGGCTCACCATGACCGGCATGTCCGAAGGCTGGTCGCAGGATTTCATCGCCAAGATTGCGAGCCGCACGCCGCTGGGCCGGCTCGCGCAGCCCGACGAGGTGGCGCGGGTGGCGATCTTTCTCGGCAGCGATGCGGCGAATTTCGTGACCGGCGAGGTGGTCGAGGTGAATGGCGGCATTCACTTCGACTGAGGCTTGAAGGCAAGAGGTCCGATCATGTCGGAAACTGGCATACAGCCCTTCGACTACAAGCGTCCCAAGGATTGGGCCGAAGCCATCGCGCTTCTCTCCGAACCCGGCGCGGTGGCGAAAATGGGCGGCCTCGATGTGATGACGCGCTACCGCCGCGGTAAGCTGACTGCGCGAACGGTGGTAGGCCTCAACGATCTGCCCGGCGTCCGCGAGCTGCGTTTCGGCCCGGACGGTGCCCGCATCGGTGCTGCCGTGACCATCGCGCAACTCACTCGGTCCGCCGAGTTTGCCCGCCGCTGGCCAGTGCTTGCGAAGGTCATGGGGGAGATCGCCTCGCCCGCGATCCGCAACGCGGCCACCGTGGTCGGCAATGTCGCCCAAGGCTGGTCCACCGGCGACCTGGTGCCCTTGTTCCAGGTCTGTGGCGCTGTGCTCGAAATACGAGGCCCGCAGGGCGAGCGTGCCCTGCCTGTTACAGATTACGCGCAAACCCCCGGCGCTGCGGCCTTGCAGCCGGGCGAGATCATCACTGCGCTCGAGCTGCCGGCGCCGCCGCCCGATCACCGGCTCGTCTATGAGCGCTTTGCGCTGCGCAACGCCTTCGAACTGCCGGTGGTGGCGGTGGCGGTCAGTGCTGTCCTGCGCGGCGCGACTTACCACGATTTCCGCGTTGCCGCCGTCGGCGGCCGGCCGATGCCCGCCCGCTGCCAGCCGGTTGAAACGCTGCTCGAGGGCTGCCGCGACCTGAGAGGGCAGGTCGAGGCAGCCGCGACGGCGATCGCCGATTGGTCACAGCCCCCGAGCGACTGGCGGGCATCGGCCGCATACCGACGGCATGTCCTGACCGTGATGCTGAACAAGGCCCTGGCCCGGCTGGTCCAGTCCAAGGCCGTGGAGTGAGCGATGACACGAGCAGCCAAGCAAATGATCGAACTGAACGTGGACGGCGAGCTCGTCGAGGTGCCCGTGCGCCCACATCACCTGCTGGTGGATGTGATCCGCGACGGCTGCGGCCGGATGAGCGTCAAGGAGGGCTGCGAGTCCGCAAGCTGCGGCGCTTGCACGGTGCTGATCGACGGCGAGCCGGCCCTGTCCTGCATCACGCTGGCGGTGGACGCCGTGGGGCACGAGATCCGCACGGCGGAGAGCCTGAGCACCTCCGACCGCAAGCTGCATCCGCTGCAGCAGGCCTTCATCGACCATCACGCCGTGCAATGCGGCTTCTGCACGCCCGGCATGCTGCTGACCGGTTTGGCATTGCTTCAAGCGAACCCCCATCCAGATGAAGCGGAGATCCGCTCCGCCATCAGCGGCAACATATGCCGCTGCACGGGCTATGTGCGCATCGTCCGCGCCATCGCCGATGCCGCCCAGAAGATGAACCATGGCGCCGCGAGCCGTGCCAAGGAGCTGGCGTCATGAATGAGCGCATATCGGTTGTCGGGCAGCGGGTGCGCCAGGCGGACATCCTGGAAAAGGTGATGGGCCGGGCGGTGTTCACCGCCGACCTGGCCTTCCCGAGAATGCTGACCGCGCAGGTCGTCCGCTCGCCCATCGCCCATGGCAAGATCCGCCATATCGATGTCAGCCGTGCCGAGCGGGTGAAGGGTGTGCGTGCCATCGTGCGCGGCAGCGATGCGCCCTATCGCTATAACCTGCCGCTGCGTGACCAGCCGTTCCTGGCCATCGACCGGGTGCGCTATGTGGGCGAGCCGGTGGTTGGCATCGCCGCGGAGGACGAAGACGCGGCGCGGGAGGCCGCAAGCCTCATCCATGTGGATTACGAGCCGCTGCCGGCGGTGTTCGATCCGGAGCAAGCGCGCGCGCCCGGCGCGCCGCTGATCCATCCGGAGTTTGAGAGCTATTGGCGCGATTCCAAGCTGTTCACCTCGGTGCCGAACAGCAATGTCTTGAGCCATTTCAAGCTGCGCAAAGGCGACTGCGAGGCCGGCTTCGCGCAAGCGGAGGCGATCTTCGAAGGCACCTATAAGAGCCAGGCCTTCAATCACGGCGCCCTGGAGCCGCATGCCTGCATTGCCCAGGTGGAGCGGCACGGCCAGCTCACCTTGTGGTCAACCCAGCAG
This genomic stretch from Rhodoligotrophos defluvii harbors:
- a CDS encoding branched-chain amino acid ABC transporter permease encodes the protein MTAAHPLRLLGWTILAALVLAWPYIADEQWITVGSFAAIAVIGALSLQILTGFTGLVSLGQAAFFGIGAYAASMLGPAMHPEIDAVLGDLPFPLDLVAGNQQGWPLVLGLLVAGLASGLVGLLLAPAAIRLSGIYLAIVTMGMIFAAQYLFIHWEWLTGGAMGLALSAPAIGGFSFEEPTEIGGLVLSRSLKLYYLAVFIAVLAALSVIRLQSSKTGRALQAIRDNETAAAMNGIDTTYYKIAAFVAADFMAGIAGALYGTQFGYALPETWDLNLSVMFLAMIIIGGLGLVRGAVLGALFVTGLPPFLREVLGDDVHVLGFNAPQLNQVVFGLAIVLFLVAAPGGLARFSFARLRRLVLLGRRDKPEPAAPATSGAALSQVREMEKA
- a CDS encoding SDR family NAD(P)-dependent oxidoreductase is translated as MNLGLEGKTFLVTGAASGMGASATEILLAAGANVAACDRDKERLAAMSNGSAMLPIPVDIAEQDQVMAAAAACRDRFGCIDAVLHFAAILDRHTIDELTPEIWDRVMNVNLRGTYLVVQAVLPHMREQGGGRIVLTASDSARMGSLVSGPAYAASKGGVIALTHTLALYLGPSNITVNAVCPGLTMTGMSEGWSQDFIAKIASRTPLGRLAQPDEVARVAIFLGSDAANFVTGEVVEVNGGIHFD
- a CDS encoding (2Fe-2S)-binding protein; amino-acid sequence: MTRAAKQMIELNVDGELVEVPVRPHHLLVDVIRDGCGRMSVKEGCESASCGACTVLIDGEPALSCITLAVDAVGHEIRTAESLSTSDRKLHPLQQAFIDHHAVQCGFCTPGMLLTGLALLQANPHPDEAEIRSAISGNICRCTGYVRIVRAIADAAQKMNHGAASRAKELAS
- a CDS encoding FAD binding domain-containing protein → MSETGIQPFDYKRPKDWAEAIALLSEPGAVAKMGGLDVMTRYRRGKLTARTVVGLNDLPGVRELRFGPDGARIGAAVTIAQLTRSAEFARRWPVLAKVMGEIASPAIRNAATVVGNVAQGWSTGDLVPLFQVCGAVLEIRGPQGERALPVTDYAQTPGAAALQPGEIITALELPAPPPDHRLVYERFALRNAFELPVVAVAVSAVLRGATYHDFRVAAVGGRPMPARCQPVETLLEGCRDLRGQVEAAATAIADWSQPPSDWRASAAYRRHVLTVMLNKALARLVQSKAVE